AGGTCGGCACCAGGATCGCGGGAACCCAGATGAAATAGCGATTCCAGGAGACTGGACGGCTATATACGACGATGCCTTCGAGCGACCACCCCGGGTTGCGCCGCTTCCTGGCCAGGTAATAGAGGTAGCCCAGCTGCATGGGAATCAGCACGAATACATTGGAGAGTACGCCGATGAATAGTTCCGGAGGTAACGACGGGTTCCACAAAGTCGCAAATCCCAGCAAGGTCGCTGCAACGTTTGCGATGCCGGGAGCGAAATGGAGAAACAGACTCTTCCCCAGAGAATGAGGCTCAACCGCCGAATCGATCGGGTTTCCAGACAAACGACCCGATTCAGTTGCATTCATCCTTGAACTTCTCCTTTCTCGATCCCGTTACACTGGACGGTGTTTTCGCAATTGTACGCTCAGACAACTTGCAAAACCAGCCATTGAGATCCATCAGTTTTCCCTTTACTGAAATGCGTTCTGCGTGTATATTAAACCGTTCAAATCAAGTGTATTCAATCATTAAACAAAGTGTCAACCAGGCCTGCTGCAAGGTTACGAGAGTTTTATGAGCTACCAGCTGACGGACAGTTTCGGTCGAACGATCAACAACCTTCGGGTGTCGGTGACGGATCAGTGTAATTTCCGCTGCATCTATTGCATGCCCGAAGTGGGGATGATCTTCCAGCCACGGGAAGAGATCCTGACCTTCGAGGAAATCACGCGGTTTGTCGGGATCGTAACCGGGCTGGGCATCTCCAAGCTGAGATTGACCGGGGGTGAGCCGACCGTTCGCAAGGACCTGCCGGTACTGGTGCGCATGCTCGCGGAGATACCCGGCGTCCGGGACATGGCCATGACGACCAACGGCTTCCTGCTCAAGAAGATGTCCCGCGACCTGCGCGAGGCGGGACTCCCCAGGATCAACGTCAGCCTGGATACGCTGGACGAGGAGAAGTTCAAGGAAATGACCCGCCGCGACGTCCTGCACAAGGTACTCGACGGGCTGGAGGAGGCGACCCGTCATTTCCAGTTGCCGATCAAGATCAACGTGGTCGCCATGAAGGGGTACACCGAAGACGAACTGCTGGACTTTGCGAAACTGGCGCGTACCGGTCCCTACCAGGTTCGCTTCATCGAGTTCATGCCGCTGGACGCGGACCGTTCCTGGACGCGCGACCAGGTGCTGGACGGCGCCGAGATCATCGAACGGATCGGCGCGCGCTGGCCCCTGGACGCCGTGAAGCGGCCCGACCAGCGGGAGCCGGCCGACCTGTTCAGGTTCCGGGACGGCCAGGGCGAGATCGGACTCATCGCTTCGGTCAGCGAACCCTTCTGCGGCAGTTGCAACCGGATACGCATTACGGCGGACGGCAAGCTCAGGACCTGCCTGTTCTCCATCAATGAAACCGATATCAAGGCCCTGCTGCGGGGCGGCGCCTCGGACGCGGAGATCGCCGAGACGGTGATCGAGGCCGTGCAGAACAAGGAACCGGGGCATCACATCAACGAACCCGATTTCGTCCAGCCGGAACGGACCATGTCCTCCATCGGCGGATAGCAGGAGATCACTATGAGTCAGCGGATGTCATCTCAGGAACTCCTCGCCCAGGTCAAGGGCGAAGTGAATGAGATGTCCATGGAAGAACTCAAGGAAAAGCTGGACCGGAACGCCGACCTGGTCCTGATCGACGTGCGCGAGCAGGACGAAGTCGACCAGGGCGTCATCGTTGGGGCGACCCATATTCCGAGGGGATTTCTGGAGCTCAGGATTGAAAACACCGAGAGCGACCGGAACCGGGAAATCGTGCTGTACTGCGCGGGCGGCAACCGCTCGGCGCTGGCGGCGCAGTCGCTGGAAGCCATGGGATATACCAACGTCATCTCCATGCGGGAAGGATATACGGGATGGAGCGCTGCCGGTTTTCCCACGGTCCAGGAGCGGAACTTGAGCAAGGAAGAACGCCTTCGGTATTCCCGCCACCTGATCGTGCCCGAGATCGGGGAGAAGGGCCAGGTGAAGATCCTCGACGCCAGGGTGCTGCTGGTGGGATCGGGCGGATTGGGATCCCCGTCGGCCTATTACCTCGCGGCCGCCGGAGTGGGCACCATCGGGCTCGTCGACTTCGACGTGGTGGACGTGACGAACCTGCAGAGGCAGATCATCCACGGCACGTCCGACATCGGCCGTCCCAAGGTGGTGTCCGCCCAGGAGACGATCAACGACCTGAACCCCGATTGCAATGTGATCCTCCATGAAACCCGACTCATGGCCGACAACATCATGGAGATAATCAAGGACTACGACATCATCGTCGACGGCTGCGACAATTTCCCGACGCGGTACCTGGTGAACGACGCCTGCGTGCTGGCCGGCAAGCCGAACGTCCACGGCAGTATCTACCAGTTCGACGGTTACGCCACGGTGTTTCATCCGGACCGGGGACCCTGTTACCGCTGTCTCTATCCCGAACCGCCGCCGCCCGGCGCCGTACCCAGCTGCGACGAGGCCGGCGTACTCGGCGTCCTTCCCGGTACGGTGGGACTCATTCAGGCCACCGAGACCCTCAAGCTCATACTCGACCAGGGCGATCCGCTCATCGGCCGGATCCTGATGTACGACGCGCTGGACATGACCTTCCAGACCTTCAACGTCCAGAAGGATCCGTCCTGTCCCCTGTGCGGCGAGAATCCCACGATAACCGAGTTAATCGACTACGAAGCCTTCTGCGGCTTCGCGCCGGCCGCCGGTTGACGGTGAGCGGGTCGCGCAGCTTATCGGCCGCGTTGCTTCCTGTAAACTAGCCGCCCGGTTCGCTGTTACGCCGGAGTCGCCGGTTCGACCGAACGCAGGCGACGGCTGAACCGGCCGGTCCACCCAGGCAGGACGGGCATTCTGTGTTCGCGAATCCACATTCACTTCCAACCGGAAAACCATAAGGAATCCACACCATGGCGGAAAGAATCGGATTCATCGGCCTCGGCATCATGGGCGAGCCGATGTGTCGCAACCTCATGAAGGCGGGTTATGCCTGCACCGTGAATACCCGGACGAAATCGCGGGCCGAGAAGCTGCTGTCGGAAGGCGCTGTCTGGGCCGACAGCCCGGAAGAAACGGCCGTCAAGTCGGACGTGATCATCACGATCGTGACCGACACGCCGGATGTGGAGAAGGTGATCCTGGGTGAAAACGGGATCATCGAGGGCATCAGACCGGGTTCGGTTGTCATCGACATGAGCACCATCTCCCCCTCGGCCACGCAGGCCATGGCCGCGGCGCTCAGGGAGAAAGGCGCGGACATGCTCGACGCGCCGGTCAGCGGCGGAGACACCGGCGCGATCGCGGGGACCCTGTCCATCATGGTGGGCGGCAGGCAGGAGGTCTTCGACCGGTGCCTGCCCGTCTTCGAAGCCATGGGCAAGAGCATCAACCTGATCGGAGACCACGGGGCCGGACAGATGACCAAACTGTGCAACCAGGTGGCTGTCAGTGTAGCGAACCTGGCCATGGCGGAAGCGCTCATCCTGGCCGCCAAAGCAGGCCTGGACATGGAGAAGATGCTCGCCGCGATCAGCGGGGGCGCCGCGGGTTCCTGGCAGCTGTCCAACCTGGCGCCGCGCATCATAAAGCGGGACTTCGATCCGGGATTCATGGTGAAACTGCAGCAGAAGGACCTGCGGCTCGTGCTGGGCGCCGCCTCGGAACTCGGACTGGGACTGCCCGGCGCGAGCCTGGCCCACCAGTTGTTCAATGCCGTCGAGGCCGCGGGCGAGGGCGACGAAGGCACGCAGGCCCTGGTGAAATCCCTGGAACGCATGTCCGGGGTGGAAGTACACGGCTAGAAACGACCCCTTGAAGGAGATCGATGCGTTTCAGCGTCCTGGTGGTCCTCTTCGGCGTCGGCGCGGTCCTGATGGCGGTCGCCGTGGTCTTCATGTACGGGACGGACGGAGCTGGCGAACCCAGAACGCCGGTCGAGCACGGCAGAAGACTCTTCCGGCTGCAGGGCTGTGCAACGTGCCACGCCATCGGCGGAGGGATCTCACGGGGACCCGACCTGGCCGGGCTGATCCCCCGGCTTTCCGCCCGCCTGACCGACACGGCGTATCAGCATCACCTGGATTCGCTTCGGGTGGCCAGACCGGATGCGC
The DNA window shown above is from Gemmatimonadota bacterium and carries:
- a CDS encoding NAD-binding protein: MAERIGFIGLGIMGEPMCRNLMKAGYACTVNTRTKSRAEKLLSEGAVWADSPEETAVKSDVIITIVTDTPDVEKVILGENGIIEGIRPGSVVIDMSTISPSATQAMAAALREKGADMLDAPVSGGDTGAIAGTLSIMVGGRQEVFDRCLPVFEAMGKSINLIGDHGAGQMTKLCNQVAVSVANLAMAEALILAAKAGLDMEKMLAAISGGAAGSWQLSNLAPRIIKRDFDPGFMVKLQQKDLRLVLGAASELGLGLPGASLAHQLFNAVEAAGEGDEGTQALVKSLERMSGVEVHG
- the moaA gene encoding GTP 3',8-cyclase MoaA, encoding MSYQLTDSFGRTINNLRVSVTDQCNFRCIYCMPEVGMIFQPREEILTFEEITRFVGIVTGLGISKLRLTGGEPTVRKDLPVLVRMLAEIPGVRDMAMTTNGFLLKKMSRDLREAGLPRINVSLDTLDEEKFKEMTRRDVLHKVLDGLEEATRHFQLPIKINVVAMKGYTEDELLDFAKLARTGPYQVRFIEFMPLDADRSWTRDQVLDGAEIIERIGARWPLDAVKRPDQREPADLFRFRDGQGEIGLIASVSEPFCGSCNRIRITADGKLRTCLFSINETDIKALLRGGASDAEIAETVIEAVQNKEPGHHINEPDFVQPERTMSSIGG
- the moeB gene encoding molybdopterin-synthase adenylyltransferase MoeB, which translates into the protein MSQRMSSQELLAQVKGEVNEMSMEELKEKLDRNADLVLIDVREQDEVDQGVIVGATHIPRGFLELRIENTESDRNREIVLYCAGGNRSALAAQSLEAMGYTNVISMREGYTGWSAAGFPTVQERNLSKEERLRYSRHLIVPEIGEKGQVKILDARVLLVGSGGLGSPSAYYLAAAGVGTIGLVDFDVVDVTNLQRQIIHGTSDIGRPKVVSAQETINDLNPDCNVILHETRLMADNIMEIIKDYDIIVDGCDNFPTRYLVNDACVLAGKPNVHGSIYQFDGYATVFHPDRGPCYRCLYPEPPPPGAVPSCDEAGVLGVLPGTVGLIQATETLKLILDQGDPLIGRILMYDALDMTFQTFNVQKDPSCPLCGENPTITELIDYEAFCGFAPAAG
- a CDS encoding cytochrome c, which codes for MRFSVLVVLFGVGAVLMAVAVVFMYGTDGAGEPRTPVEHGRRLFRLQGCATCHAIGGGISRGPDLAGLIPRLSARLTDTAYQHHLDSLRVARPDAHAFFAPRYERVLGTQGEERIKAWFAEHLRNPRFDHFTGLMPDYDHLTEEQVGRLTAYILTLR